The bacterium DNA window CCAGCACGCCTATGACCAGGTCGCGGTCTACCTGGCCGCCGGTGTACGCGCTTAACTGGTCAAGGACCGACTCGCCATCGCGCACCGAGCCGTCGGCGCTGCGGACAACCTGCGCCAGCGCCGCGTCGTCAATCGCAATTCCCTCCTTATCGGCGATGGTGCGCAGCCGCGCGGTGATCTCGCCGAACGAGACGCGCCTGAAGTCGAACCGCTGGCAGCGCGAGAGGACCGTCGCAGGGATCCGGTGCGGCTCGGTTGTCACCAGCACGAAGACCGCGTGGGCCGGGGGCTCCTCCAGCGTCTTGAGCAGCGCATTGAACGCGCTGGTGGAGAGCATGTGGACCTCGTCAATGATGTAGACCTTGTGCCGACCCTCCGTCGGCGCGAGCACGATCTTCTCCTTGAGATCGCGCACGTCGTCCACGCTCGTGTTGCTGGCACCGTCAATCTCGATGACGTCCATGCTGACCCCGCGCGCGATCGCCTCGCACTGGTGACACGCGTTGCACGGCGTCGGCGTGGGGCCGTGCGCGCAGTTCAGCGCCTTGGCGAAGATGCGGGCGGTCGTGGTCTTGCCCGTTCCGCGATGCCCGGCAAAGAGGTAGGCATGGCTGGTGCGGCCTGCCTTGATGGCGTTCTGCAGGGTACGCGTGATGCGTTCCTGACCTATGATCTCCTCAAACGACTTGGGCCGCCATCGGCGGTAGACGGAAACATGCGACACGGCGTTGCACCTCGGCCCCGTTTACTTCGGCGTCGCGGCCGGCCCTCCTTGCCCTCGGAGGATGCCCGGGGCGCTTTGCCGAACGCTCTTTCACACGATGTTCCCCGCGGCAGCATACCCCCTGCTCGAATCCGCCATGGCCAGCGCCGTCCTGGTGCTGCTGCTGGTCTCGACCGCCCTTCCCATCTACCTGCTGGTGTTCCGTCCGATCCGCCGCACGGACACCTGGGGTATCAGCGAAATGGCGGCGCTCACCGTGCTGTTCATGGTTACGCTGCCGCTTGCAGCGACGCTGGCCGGCATCACGCTGCCCCTGTCGCTTCTGGATCTCTCCACTGTTACCCTCGTGCAGAACGCGCTGTTCGTCGGCCTCTCGGCCTACGTTGTAATGGGCCGGTATGCCCTGCCGCCTGCGAGGCTGGGCCTGGCATTCGGCGGCTGGCCGCGGGGCGTGCTGCTGGGATTTGCCGCCGCGGCAGTGGTGATTCCGCTGGCGCTGGTCGGCGAGGACCTGGCGATCTTCCTTCTGGGGCTCGTGGAAGGCCCGGCGCAGGCCGCGGCGCGCGCCGAGGCCGAGCATCTGCTGGACCCACTGCGCCCGGTTATGGAGGCGCTCCCTGGCGGCGTGGCCACAGCATGGTTCCTGATACTGCTGGCCGTGATCGTGCCGGTGGGTGAAGAGGTGTTCTTCCGAGGGTTCATCTACGGCGGGCTGCGCGATAGGTGGGGCGCGATCCCCGCGGCGCTGGCCAGCGCGGTGTTCTTCGCGATCGCGCACCTGCAACTCGTGCACGGCCTGCCCATCCTGGTGCTCGGGGTGCTGCTGGCCTTTCTCTACGAGCGCACCCGGAGTCTCGTGCCGGTGATCGTCACCCACGCCCTTAACAACGTTATCGCGATCGCCTCGATCTGGTACGGCTGGGGCTAACCCCCGGGCTTCCTGGCGACCTCCAGCTGCCCTGCCACGCCCATGACGTGAAACCCGCTGTCGGCGAAGATCGTGTTCCCCGTGACCGCGCGTGACAGGTCGCTGGCCAGAAAGGTCGCCACGCCGGCGACTTCCTCCAGGGTGACGTTGCGGCGCAGCGGCGCGATTCCCTCCACCGCGTCGCGGAACCCCGAAAGCCCCTTGACCGCGCTGGCTGCCAGCGTGCGCAGGGGGCCGGCCGAGATCGCGTTCACACGCACGTTGATCGGTCCCAGTTCAGCGGCCAGGTAGCGCACCTCGCACTCCAGCGCGGCCTTGGCCACGGCCATGACGTTGTACGACGGCACGACCCGATCCACCGCGTTGTACGTCAGGGTCATGATGCTGCCGCCGCCGGCCGCCTCCAGCAGCGGCCTGGCAGCGCCCGCGCACCGGATTAGCGAATACGCGCTGACTTCCAGTGCCAGCGCGTATCCCTTGCGCGAGATACCCGAGAACGGCCGGAGTAGATCCTCGCGGTCCGCGAACGCCAGGCAGTGTACCAGGACGTCGAGGGCTCCCCAGCGTTCCGCCAGGGCGGCAAACACGGCGGCGATCTCATCATCAGAGGTAACGTCGCAGGGATAGATCGGGTATTCCGCGGCGCCGCCGATCTCTTCGAGCAGGCCGACCAGGTTGTCCTTGAGCCGCTCGCCCTGGTAGGTGAACGCCAGGGTCGCGCCCTCCCTGTGGAACGCTTTGGCGATTCCCCACGCGATGCTGCGGTTGTTTGCGACGCCCATGATCAACGCCCGTCTGCCTTGAAGGAGCACGATTCACCTCGCCGGTTGAGAGTGGCTGCCGTGGCCGGTCGGCGTCACGGGTACGCATTCGGGGCCGCGCCGCGGCGTCCCTCCGTCGTTGACGGCACCGGCCTGCTGCCGGTATGCTTCGCGATAAGCGATCCAAACCATCCGTCTCAACAACAGGGGGAAGGCCCATGCTAAGCAGAACGATCGCGGTGCTCGCCGCCCTGGCTGTCCTGCTCACCCCGTTCGCCGCCACCGACGCCCAGCAACCCCGCCGCGGGGGCATTTTGACGTTTGCGCTGCAGAGCGAGGGGCCGACGCTCGACCCGCACGCTACCACGGCGCTGGTCGTCTCGTACACGATGCACCACATTTTCGAAACCCTGTTCACGATCAACAGCAAGCTTGAGCCGGTGCCGATGCTCGCGGACCGGTACACCGCAACGCCGGACCGCCGGACCCACACGATCACGCTCCGCAAGGGTGTCCCCTTCCACCACGGTCGGGACATGACCAGCGACGATGTCGTGGCCTCGCTGACCCGCTGGGGTCGAATGGCGGTCCGCGGTCGGGCGCTCTTCGCCAACGTTGATTCGCTGACCGCGCCCGACCCGCTCACGGTCGTGTTCAAGTTGAGGGATCCGTACTCCCTGCTTCCGGCGGATCTGGCCTGGTGGACCCAGTTTGCCGCGATCTACCCCAAGGAGATCGTGGATGAAACCGGCACCGGCCCGCTGCGCAAGTTCATCGGCACCGGTCCGTTCCGATTCGTTGATCACGTGCCCGACCGGCACCTGCGCTTCGAGCGGTTCGACCGCTACGCCGCGCGTACCGAGACGCCCGACGGCATGAGCGGCCGGCGGACCGCCTACCTGGACGGCATCACCTTTGTCCCGATCCCGGACGCGGCGGTGAGGGTGGCCGGCGTGCAACGCAACGAATTCCAGTTCGCCGAGCTGGTCTCGGGCGACGACTACGACCGGCTCCGCCGCGAACCAAACGCGGTACCCTTCCGCGGCCCGGTGCCCAGCTTCCTGGCGTTCGTGCTGAACAAGCGCAGCGGACCCACAACGAACTTGAAGGTCCGCCAGGCCTTTCTGGCCGCCCTGGACGCCGAGCCCATCATGAAGGCGGCCTACGGCAACCCATTGTTCTACCGCATTGACTCCAGCCTGATGCCCAAGGAACACTACATGTGGTCCGACGCCGGCAAGGAGCTCTACGGCCAGAAGAACCCCGAGCTGGCCCGCCGGCTGCTCGCCGAGAGCGGCTATCGCGGCGAGCCGATCCGCTTCCTTGTCACCGCCGAATCGCTCTGGGCTGCCTACTCGGCCCCCGTGGCTAAGCCGATGCTCGAGCGGGTTGGCTTCAACGTGGACCTGCAGTTCATGGATTGGGCAACGGTGCTGACCCG harbors:
- a CDS encoding type II CAAX endopeptidase family protein — protein: MPGALCRTLFHTMFPAAAYPLLESAMASAVLVLLLVSTALPIYLLVFRPIRRTDTWGISEMAALTVLFMVTLPLAATLAGITLPLSLLDLSTVTLVQNALFVGLSAYVVMGRYALPPARLGLAFGGWPRGVLLGFAAAAVVIPLALVGEDLAIFLLGLVEGPAQAAARAEAEHLLDPLRPVMEALPGGVATAWFLILLAVIVPVGEEVFFRGFIYGGLRDRWGAIPAALASAVFFAIAHLQLVHGLPILVLGVLLAFLYERTRSLVPVIVTHALNNVIAIASIWYGWG
- a CDS encoding ABC transporter substrate-binding protein, whose product is MLSRTIAVLAALAVLLTPFAATDAQQPRRGGILTFALQSEGPTLDPHATTALVVSYTMHHIFETLFTINSKLEPVPMLADRYTATPDRRTHTITLRKGVPFHHGRDMTSDDVVASLTRWGRMAVRGRALFANVDSLTAPDPLTVVFKLRDPYSLLPADLAWWTQFAAIYPKEIVDETGTGPLRKFIGTGPFRFVDHVPDRHLRFERFDRYAARTETPDGMSGRRTAYLDGITFVPIPDAAVRVAGVQRNEFQFAELVSGDDYDRLRREPNAVPFRGPVPSFLAFVLNKRSGPTTNLKVRQAFLAALDAEPIMKAAYGNPLFYRIDSSLMPKEHYMWSDAGKELYGQKNPELARRLLAESGYRGEPIRFLVTAESLWAAYSAPVAKPMLERVGFNVDLQFMDWATVLTRRARTEGWEVMITTFTAVPDPTFLLVLSTTFPGWYETRDMQAILTLMRRHSDPKVRMDLWRRAQLLFWNEVPTVKLGDGFNMHVHRPELKGYLGLPSHHLWNTWLEPRR
- the dnaX gene encoding DNA polymerase III subunit gamma/tau — translated: MSHVSVYRRWRPKSFEEIIGQERITRTLQNAIKAGRTSHAYLFAGHRGTGKTTTARIFAKALNCAHGPTPTPCNACHQCEAIARGVSMDVIEIDGASNTSVDDVRDLKEKIVLAPTEGRHKVYIIDEVHMLSTSAFNALLKTLEEPPAHAVFVLVTTEPHRIPATVLSRCQRFDFRRVSFGEITARLRTIADKEGIAIDDAALAQVVRSADGSVRDGESVLDQLSAYTGGQVDRDLVIGVLGLIDDDVAAAFADAALDRDMAAAMRLAQETVDAGKDIRQVLRTLLEQFRDLLIVKTCGQAASEILDVPAERLARITSQAERASISDLLRAVRVLNEAVGDARWSTQPRLALEVALIRLARPEMDPSLEGITARLDRLEAGNATAPRPAAPRPAAPRPAAPRPAAPR
- a CDS encoding enoyl-ACP reductase: MGVANNRSIAWGIAKAFHREGATLAFTYQGERLKDNLVGLLEEIGGAAEYPIYPCDVTSDDEIAAVFAALAERWGALDVLVHCLAFADREDLLRPFSGISRKGYALALEVSAYSLIRCAGAARPLLEAAGGGSIMTLTYNAVDRVVPSYNVMAVAKAALECEVRYLAAELGPINVRVNAISAGPLRTLAASAVKGLSGFRDAVEGIAPLRRNVTLEEVAGVATFLASDLSRAVTGNTIFADSGFHVMGVAGQLEVARKPGG